From Anopheles darlingi chromosome 2, idAnoDarlMG_H_01, whole genome shotgun sequence, the proteins below share one genomic window:
- the LOC125952503 gene encoding enhancer of mRNA-decapping protein 3, giving the protein MAEKWIGKSVSIHCRNDIGIFQGIIKRVTPTDVVITKAVRNGIPLKKSTVEVTLSARDIAKFELIACSNVPSIPTKYTGPSAAESTLEEQFDELSFKSNTRKESTQSQQQQQLQQPQQDTATTSRTTIKASSSSVTVAAVSYGGNGVSTNNNSSNSTTTNTSKVSKHASNNGGKLGGRSRKNLAKESTFGSPDDDPIVMDKDFDFEKNLALFDKQAIWSEIDANQSKAAAEAGGGSGAASGSSKRPQAPSSASKTKYRHDENVLASVPAQYRRIEYLKKAPIVEKTTREYLTDEGLVIPSIPPVLLCYIGFQAVVYGYDRHRQNDFLARGATELALQLLGGSRRLTPNNQHQWPKIVIIIDEAKHGTYLSVDNLLKDFIGEDVFDKPPPGAPFRPYFERYPEEERLSDVGFCTARLLASHGLETMVCYLTHDMGNTKETIDRRLYRLTGNGFTSDVESLPSCDLVIMASTNGKPSPALRKFVSDSRAPVLAINPPQDGFEGIPIKCSIVPILPLSGTREDAVGRLYLCNIGIPNKVFEDCSFRYASPFDKFVIPIHRRKDD; this is encoded by the exons ATGGCGGAAAAGTGGATCGGAAAATCGGTGTCGATACACTGCCGCAATGATATCGGCATCTTCCAGGGCATCATTAAACGCGTCACACCGACCGATGTGGTCATCACGAAGGCGGTGCGGAACGGGATCCCGCTGAAGAAGAGCACCGTGGAGGTGACGCTAAGCGCGCGTGATATCGCCAAGTTCGAGCTGATCGCGTGCAGCAACGTTCCGAGTATTCCGACGAAATATACCGGCCCCTCGGCCGCAGAAAGTACACTCGAGGAGCAGTTTGACGAACTGAGCTTCAAATCCAACACCCGCAAAGAGAGTACTCAatcccagcaacagcaacagctgcagcaaccgcaacaagaTACCGCGACAACCAGCAGGACCACCATCAAGGCTTCTTCATCCTCCGTCACAGTAGCTGCCGTCTCCTATGGAGGTAATGGAgtcagcaccaacaacaacagcagtaacagtacCACCACGAATACCAGCAAGGTCAGCAAACATGCATCTAACAACGGGGGAAAGTTAGGTGGTCGCAGTCGGAAGAATCTTGCCAAAGAGAGCACGTTCGGCTCACCGGACGATGATCCGATCGTGATGGATaaggatttcgatttcgagaaaAACCTAGCTCTCTTCGATAAGCAGGCGATCTGGAGCGAGATCGATGCGAACCAGTCGAAAGCGGCGGCagaggctggtggtggtagtggtgcagcAAGTGGTAGCTCCAAGCGTCCCCAGGCTCCGAGCTCCGCCAGCAAAACCAAGTACCGGCACGATGAGAACGTGCTTGCCTCGGTACCGGCGCAGTATAGACGAATCGAGTACCTTAAAAAGGCACCCATAGTCGAGAAAACGACGCGAGAGTACTTAACGGACGAGGGACTGGtgattccttccattcctccAGTTCTGTTGTGTTACATCGGGTTCCAGGCCGTGGTATACGGGTACGATCGCCACCGGCAGAATGATTTCCTTGCTCGCGGTGCCACAGAGTTGGCGCTGCAGCTGCTCGGTGGGTCGAGGAGGCTAACACCgaacaaccagcaccagtggccCAAAATTGTCATCATTATCGATGAAGCCAAGCATGGTACCTATCTCAGCGTAGACAATTTGCTGAAGGACTTTATCGGAGAGGATGTGTTTGATAAGCCACCGCCTGGTGCACCGTTCAGACCCTATTTCGAAAGGTATCCCGAGGAGGAACGGCTCAGTGATGTTGGCTTCTGTACGGCCCGGTTGCTCGCTAGCCACGGGCTGGAAACGATGGTTTGCTACTTGACGCATGACATGGGCAACACGAaggaaacaatcgatcgaagattGTACCGTTTGACCGGCAATGGATTCACCTCCGATGTAGAAT CTCTACCGTCATGTGATCTCGTCATTATGGCTTCCACCAACGGGAAACCCAGTCCAGCGTTACGCAAATTCGTCAGCGATAGCAGAGCCCCGGTTCTTGCCATAAATCCGCCACAAGACGGGTTCGAAGGTATCCCGATCAAGTGTTCCATCGTACCGATTCTCCCTTTGAGCGGAACACGCGAAGACGCTGTTGGACGGCTGTACCTGTGCAACATCGGCATCCCGAACAAAGTGTTTGAA
- the LOC125952495 gene encoding brain tumor protein codes for MTLVELYSSFQTNSSGTSSNGSGANSLVSSTSSASGSSGSVVADSNGMVAVNSGPTSANADAAPEPVGTMIAASPSIAACVSASIVPTATVTVAGAVSPASSSGVSLSPRPDQLCSKSSPSPSSSMFAESFKLDDMLELENVANGSLSENGSSGYQLDHGSLSDLMDQDCSLCQNKFTSPRVLSCLHVFCEPCLDKLLAEGGSLNTGGEKKQDLLGGGGGTIACPICKQATAVGPKGAAGLHQDYILSNVLDLSTIEPSQLACTSCKSKEMAISRCNNCANFLCDSCEYAHQHMRCFEHHKVVQLNDLRKSSEKVHKTLYCSVHPIENLKYFCFNCQMPVCNECLLGEHKGSDHNYQIISEAEKPMRQELENSMREAKSKIEYCNHASSKLESSLHELQSQFETARGLINESFQSFKAVLEQCCENALKNLEKLHSERELKIMDLYENVEKSVEKIEVATKYARKVLDQGNGPELLSLKNMICKQLGLLMGTAPKVDVNFSIEFQSNYEKFEQIVPELFGSFRTEATLLATTNETTPPPTLPGVPIMVNDGQPTGSGGVSGVSCGLTQGPLTASVTASSPISLPTSMQSSFDGDMSALGAGSYMLPNVLTPEPSNGPTTGTAAISANPLAGTPTPVGVGATGGPGGPAATIPGLTSIAEYNLHRLANLAESSSNDMTDSIVPVNSTPAATTNFTLADLISGNQHAIQALAKYSMGSQELSSGPMLTPHSTLDTVPMMNDYPVMAGTTSPILPVTGSMPPLEGAGVLNGGDMGAMNRFQPSMCVNGRTKATPMQIRCKFGSLGQTKGQFNSPHGFCLGVDEEIVVADTNNHRIEIFEKNGTFKFSFGVPGKEEGQLFYPRKVAVMRASAKFVVCDRGNERSRMQIFSKNGHFIKKIAIRYIDIVAGLAVTNKGLIVAVDSVSPTVFIISEDGNLIHWFDCSDFMREPSDIAINGTDFFVCDFKGHCVAVFSEEGTFKYRIGSEKITCFPNGIDISDAGDVLIGDSHGNRFHVACYSKDGQLQSEFECPYVKVSRCCGLKITSEGYVVTLAKNNHHVLVLNTLYIQ; via the exons ATGACGCTTGTTGAGCTGTACTCCTCTTTTCAAACCAATTCGTCCGGCACTAGCTCGAATGGGAGTGGTGCCAATTCCCTCGTTTCGTCCACTTCTTCGGCGAGTGGCTCTAGTGGATCGGTGGTTGCAGATAGCAACGGAATGGTTGCTGTTAATTCGGGGCCGACCTCAGCCAACGCCGATGCCGCTCCCGAGCCCGTCGGAACGATGATTGCTGCATCGCCGTCTATTGCTGCGTGTGTAAGCGCTTCGATTGtgccaacggcaacggttaCTGTGGCAGGGGCTGTATCACCCGCTTCGTCTAGTGgagtttcgctttcgccacGCCCGGATCAGCTGTGTTCGaaatcgtcaccgtcaccaagTAGCAGCATGTTTGCGGAAAGCTTCAAACTGGATGAcatgctggagctggaaaacGTGGCCAACGGGAGCTTGAGCGAAAATGGTTCTAGTGGTTATCAGCTAGACCACGGATCGTTGTCTGATTTGATGGATCAGGATTGTTCCCTCTGCCA AAATAAATTCACATCACCTCGCGTCCTGTCCTGTCTCCATGTTTTCTGTGAACCGTGTCTGGACAAGCTTTTAGCAGAGGGCGGTAGTTTGAACACTGGAGGTGAGAAGAAGCAAGATCTGctcggaggcggcggcggaacTATTGCGTGTCCTATCTGTAAGCAGGCCACAGCTGTTGGTCCCAAAGGTGCAGCCGGATTGCACCAGGACTACATTCTCAGCAATGTACTCGATCTGTCCACCATCGAGCCATCGCAGCTGGCTTGCACCTCATGCAAGAGCAAGGAGATGGCCATCTCGCGCTGCAATAACTGTGCCAACTTTTTATGCGACAGTTGCGAGTATGCTCACCAGCATATGCGCTGCTTCGAGCACCATAAGGTGGTGCAGCTGAACGACTTGCGCAAATCATCGGAAAAGGTCCACAAGACGCTGTATTGTAGCGTCCATCCAATTGAGAACTTAAAGTATTTCTGCTTTAATTGTCAAATGCCCGTGTGCAACGAGTGTTTGCTCGGCGAGCATAAGGGTAGTGATCACAACTATCAGATCATCAGCGAAGCCGAAAAACCAATGCGCCAGGAGTTGGAAAACTCGATGCGAGAGGCAAAATCGAAGATCGAGTACTGCAACCATGCATCGAGCAAACTGGAATCTTCGCTGCACGAGCTGCAAAGCCAATTTGAGACGGCACGCGGATTGATCAACGAATCTTTCCAAAGCTTTAAGGCTGTGCTTGAGCAATGCTGCGAGAATGCGCTGAAAAATCTAGAGAAGCTACACTCGGAACGCGAACTGAAGATCATGGATCTGTACGAGAATGTGGAAAAATCGGTGGAAAAGATCGAAGTGGCCACCAAGTACGCGCGCAAGGTATTGGATCAGGGCAACGGACCGGAGTTGCTCAGTCTGAAGAACATGATTTGCAAGCAGCTCGGACTATTGATGGGCACTGCACCGAAGGTGGATGTAAACTTTTCGATTGAGTTTCAAAGCAACTATGAAAAGTTCGAGCAGATCGTTCCGGAACTGTTCGGTTCGTTCCGCACCGAAGCCACTCTGCTGGcgacaacaaacgaaacgactCCTCCGCCAACTCTGCCTGGTGTACCGATCATGGTCAATGATGGCCAGCCCACTGGCAGTGGTGGGGTTAGTGGAGTGAGCTGTGGTCTCACTCAAGGACCGCTGACGGCTTCTGTGACGGCCAGCAGTCCGATTTCGCTACCCACGTCGATGCAGTCGTCGTTCGATGGTGACATGTCGGCGCTCGGAGCCGGCAGTTATATGTTGCCGAACGTGTTGACTCCAGAGCCATCTAATGGGCCCACCACCGGTACTGCTGCCATAAGCGCTAATCCACTTGCCGGTACACCGACGCCGGTAGGTGTAGGAGCTACGGGCGGTCCTGGAGGCCCGGCTGCTACTATTCCCGGCTTGACAAGCATCGCAGAGTACAATCTGCATCGCTTGGCGAATTTGGCTGAATCTTCATCGAATGATATGACGGACTCAATCGTCCCCGTTAACAGCACTCCAGCCGCGACGACAAACTTCACGCTGGCTGACTTGATCTCCGGCAATCAGCACGCCATCCAGGCGCTGGCTAAGTACTCGATGGGAAGCCAGGAGCTGAGCAGCGGACCAATGCTTACGCCACACTCAACGCTCGACACCGTACCAATGATGAATGATTATCCCGTAATGGCGGGCACAACATCGCCCATTCTGCCAGTGACAGGCAGTATGCCCCCGCTCGAAGGCGCCGGAGTATTAAATGGTGGCGATATGGGAGCAATGAACCGTTTTCAACCATCGATGTGTGTGAATGGACGCACTAAGGCTACCCCGATGCAGATACGGTGCAAGTTCGGCTCGTTGGGTCAAACCAAGGGTCAATTCAACTCACCGCACGGTTTCTGCCTCGGCGTCGATGAGGAGATCGTTGTTGCCGATACGAACAACCATCGCATCGAGATTTTCGAAAAGAACGGAACCTTCAAGTTTTCCTTTGGCGTACCAGGAAAGGAGGAGGGTCAACTGTTTTACCCACGTAAGGTGGCGGTAATGCGGGCAAGCGCCAAGTTTGTTGTATGTGACCGTGGCAACGAACGGTCGCGTATGCAGATCTTCTCCAAGAATGGTCACTTTATAAAGAAGATTGCGATTAG ATACATCGACATCGTCGCTGGTCTGGCGGTAACCAACAAGGGTTTGATCGTTGCCGTGGACAGTGTTTCTCCGActgttttcatcatttctgAGGACGGCAATCTCATACACTGGTTCGATTGTAGCGACTTCATGCGCGAGCCGTCGGATATCGCTATAAATG GAACGGACTTTTTCGTTTGTGACTTTAAGGGCCACTGTGTAGCAGTATTTTCCGAAGAGGGCACTTTTAAGTATCGTATCGGTAGCGAAAAAATCACTTGCTTCCCGAACGGTATCGACATTTCCGATGCTGGGGATGTGCTGATCGGTGATTCGCACGGTAACCGCTTCCACGTTGCCTGCTACTCGAAGGACGGGCAGCTGCAGTCCGAGTTCGAATGCCCCTATGTAAAG GTATCACGCTGTTGCGGACTTAAAATAACATCCGAAGGGTACGTGGTAACCTTAGCTAAAAACAATCATCACGTGCTGGTTCTGAACACACTCTACATCCAGTGA